From one Pseudomonas sp. MYb118 genomic stretch:
- a CDS encoding DUF1652 domain-containing protein, producing the protein MNRGFSKVTFPNACQLMRWHFHPMGFEASMDAPGSMIARLFDRASGETMIAIAGIPCATVMNAADVERIIEAVEDELESFIPPVALRSYA; encoded by the coding sequence ATGAATAGAGGATTCAGCAAGGTCACCTTTCCAAACGCCTGCCAGCTGATGCGCTGGCATTTTCATCCCATGGGTTTCGAGGCGAGCATGGACGCCCCGGGCAGTATGATCGCCCGCCTGTTTGACCGCGCCAGTGGCGAGACCATGATCGCCATCGCCGGGATTCCGTGTGCAACGGTCATGAATGCCGCGGATGTGGAACGAATAATCGAAGCGGTGGAAGACGAGCTCGAGTCGTTCATTCCGCCGGTTGCGCTCAGGAGCTATGCCTGA
- a CDS encoding UvrD-helicase domain-containing protein, whose protein sequence is MPLLKRLAARFFGHGLTRLRAQHRASWLHGQADGFRSGHSAGVDYGYKEGKLEGLEEGRQVLLIRDSRSTEHRAPNVDDNLFDDWRLPLSAELKKRMKADVARLLPAHAQPSAAQWKMIFSDTPSTSVIAGAGAGKSTTLALRIMLLTHYLGFELDSMTVVTFTRESRKDFINKLVELFALWGRQLSLKDARELVRTFHSRILPMVRSLPGFERLQAFENISHRPQGNDADVDSNPFDLRINDAQRQLLNACYHQLHSRDERFRELIKPLSRHALQLKELERDHPDVQKRVAVTELAAKRDEELCDFIEDLWFGAGAWPIKGIEPNRQTFEINGSTFHCHGYIPSLDAWVVLGFDPRENPQVSRPNAKLSVRAEWAVKRTLFQAFCRKPLIWLDSYESSKRVLASLAGDASAGPGFDYKVKGELGSAPLLDCFVAAAGFIENLGLDVPSAVGQMSFAKDDPDRFFFEALSLFWRALEDHLLDQKPPVMTYNRMFALFSEHSPENQKLLSDELLRPLSHLMIDEFQDVSPQIVSWIRASLAEIRSRGPAMHVGRGAQRSSLLCVGDDWQSIYGWRGSSPSYFMEFNKEFPSPSTTKVMLSDNYRSHQHIIDAAEHIVRAAPAIAGKKAKASGEARPLIPVNVLDRDDQAMAQRLMEHYRNGDSILMLYRKSSDKLLIEQHIQSVVNVDSSLPYEARRLKQLTYHSAKGLQADAVFLLGDCQHLTSSPYKNQVYRMAGLGKPNDNEAYDNAQKDEILRLAYVGITRAVSHCYWYVDGQDTQAANMPKASDRIGKGKAFFADGRKGGAN, encoded by the coding sequence ATGCCCTTGCTCAAGCGCCTGGCCGCCCGGTTCTTTGGCCATGGCTTGACCCGCCTGCGCGCGCAGCACCGCGCATCCTGGTTGCACGGCCAGGCTGACGGTTTTCGCAGCGGGCACAGTGCCGGTGTCGATTACGGCTACAAGGAAGGCAAGCTCGAAGGCCTGGAAGAGGGCCGGCAGGTCTTGCTGATTCGCGATTCGCGCTCCACCGAGCACCGGGCGCCGAATGTCGACGACAACCTGTTCGATGACTGGCGCCTGCCCCTGAGCGCCGAGCTGAAGAAGCGCATGAAGGCCGATGTCGCCCGGCTGCTGCCGGCCCATGCGCAGCCGAGCGCGGCGCAGTGGAAGATGATTTTCAGCGACACGCCATCGACTTCGGTGATCGCCGGTGCCGGTGCCGGCAAATCGACCACGCTGGCGCTGCGCATCATGCTGCTGACGCATTATCTGGGCTTCGAGCTCGATTCGATGACCGTGGTGACCTTCACCCGCGAGTCGCGCAAGGACTTCATCAACAAACTGGTCGAGCTGTTTGCGCTCTGGGGCCGACAACTCAGCCTCAAGGACGCGCGGGAGCTGGTGCGCACGTTCCACTCACGCATCCTGCCGATGGTGCGCAGCCTGCCGGGTTTCGAGCGTCTGCAGGCGTTCGAGAACATCAGCCATCGCCCCCAGGGTAATGACGCGGACGTCGACAGCAATCCTTTCGACCTGCGCATCAATGATGCCCAGCGCCAGTTGCTCAACGCCTGCTATCACCAGCTGCATAGCCGTGACGAGCGCTTTCGTGAGCTGATCAAGCCGCTGTCGCGCCATGCCTTGCAGCTAAAGGAACTGGAGCGTGATCACCCGGACGTGCAAAAGCGCGTGGCGGTGACCGAGCTGGCGGCCAAGCGTGACGAAGAGTTGTGCGACTTTATCGAGGATCTGTGGTTCGGTGCAGGTGCGTGGCCGATCAAGGGCATCGAACCCAACCGCCAGACGTTTGAAATCAACGGCTCGACCTTTCACTGCCATGGCTACATCCCCAGTCTGGATGCGTGGGTGGTGCTGGGCTTCGACCCTCGGGAAAACCCCCAGGTCAGCCGCCCGAATGCCAAGCTCAGCGTGCGCGCGGAATGGGCAGTGAAACGCACCCTGTTTCAAGCTTTCTGTCGTAAGCCATTGATTTGGCTAGATAGTTACGAATCATCCAAGCGCGTTTTGGCCTCGCTGGCAGGCGACGCCAGCGCCGGTCCCGGCTTCGATTACAAGGTCAAGGGTGAGCTGGGCTCGGCGCCCTTGCTCGACTGTTTCGTGGCGGCAGCCGGGTTTATCGAGAACCTGGGGCTGGACGTACCGAGCGCCGTCGGCCAGATGAGTTTCGCCAAGGATGATCCCGACCGGTTTTTCTTCGAGGCCTTGAGCCTGTTCTGGCGGGCTCTGGAGGATCATCTGCTCGATCAGAAACCGCCGGTCATGACCTACAACCGTATGTTCGCCCTGTTCAGCGAGCATTCCCCGGAAAACCAGAAGCTGCTCAGCGACGAGCTGCTGCGGCCGTTGTCGCACTTGATGATCGACGAGTTCCAGGACGTGTCGCCGCAGATCGTCTCGTGGATTCGCGCCAGCCTGGCGGAAATCCGCAGCCGCGGGCCGGCGATGCACGTGGGGCGCGGCGCTCAGCGTTCCTCGCTGCTGTGCGTGGGTGATGACTGGCAATCCATCTACGGCTGGCGCGGCAGTTCGCCGAGCTATTTCATGGAATTCAACAAGGAGTTCCCGTCGCCGAGTACCACCAAGGTCATGCTCAGCGACAACTACCGCAGTCACCAGCACATCATCGACGCGGCCGAGCACATCGTTCGCGCCGCACCGGCCATCGCCGGCAAGAAGGCCAAGGCGAGCGGCGAGGCGCGGCCGCTGATTCCGGTCAACGTCCTGGACCGGGACGATCAGGCCATGGCCCAGCGCCTGATGGAGCACTATCGAAACGGCGATTCGATCTTGATGCTTTATCGAAAAAGTAGCGATAAGTTATTGATAGAGCAGCATATTCAGTCGGTAGTTAATGTTGATTCTAGCTTGCCGTACGAGGCTCGCCGGCTCAAGCAACTGACCTATCACAGCGCCAAGGGCCTGCAAGCCGATGCGGTTTTCCTGTTGGGTGATTGTCAGCACCTGACCAGTTCGCCGTACAAGAACCAGGTGTATCGCATGGCCGGGCTGGGCAAGCCCAATGACAACGAAGCCTACGACAATGCCCAGAAGGACGAGATTCTGCGCCTGGCCTATGTGGGCATCACAAGGGCGGTGAGTCATTGCTACTGGTACGTCGACGGGCAGGACACCCAGGCGGCGAACATGCCCAAGGCATCGGACCGGATTGGCAAGGGCAAGGCGTTTTTTGCGGATGGGCGCAAGGGTGGCGCTAACTGA
- a CDS encoding pirin family protein has protein sequence MLELRPFKTLGGAHHGWLDAHHHFSFAEYYDPKRMNWGNLRVWNDDVIAAGTGFPTHPHRDMEIITYVREGAISHQDNLGNKGRTEAGDVQVMSAGTGIAHSEYNLESTDTKIFQIWIIPNESGLAPSWGAKPFPKGDREGFVTLASGKSGDDQSLRIRADARLVAANLKAGETAEYTLDSGRRAYLVPATGVIEVNGLRAEARDGVAVADEQVLRVTAVEDSEIVLVDLA, from the coding sequence ATGCTCGAACTCAGACCCTTCAAAACCCTGGGCGGCGCCCACCACGGCTGGTTGGATGCGCACCACCACTTTTCGTTCGCCGAGTACTATGACCCCAAACGCATGAACTGGGGCAACCTGCGCGTCTGGAACGATGACGTGATCGCCGCCGGCACCGGCTTCCCGACCCACCCGCACCGGGACATGGAGATCATCACCTACGTTCGTGAAGGCGCGATTTCCCACCAGGACAACCTGGGCAACAAGGGCCGCACTGAAGCCGGCGACGTGCAAGTGATGAGCGCGGGCACCGGCATCGCCCACAGCGAATACAACCTGGAGAGCACTGACACCAAGATCTTCCAGATCTGGATCATTCCCAATGAATCCGGCCTGGCCCCTTCCTGGGGTGCGAAACCTTTCCCCAAAGGCGATCGCGAAGGTTTTGTCACGCTGGCCAGCGGCAAGTCCGGTGACGACCAGAGCCTGCGGATTCGTGCGGACGCACGGTTGGTGGCGGCGAATCTGAAAGCGGGCGAGACGGCCGAATACACGCTCGACAGCGGGCGTCGTGCCTACCTGGTGCCGGCTACGGGTGTGATTGAGGTCAATGGCTTACGCGCAGAAGCTCGAGACGGCGTTGCGGTGGCCGATGAGCAGGTGTTGCGGGTGACGGCGGTTGAGGACAGTGAGATTGTCCTGGTTGATTTGGCGTGA
- the pgm gene encoding phosphoglucomutase (alpha-D-glucose-1,6-bisphosphate-dependent) produces MTLSPFAGKPAPAQLLVDIPRLVTAYYTGQPDASIATQRVAFGTSGHRGSSFDLSFNEWHVLAISQAICLYREAQGIDGPLFVGIDTHALSTPAGASALEVLAANGVTVMIAEGDEYTPTPAVSHAILCYNRGRTSGLADGIVITPSHNPPQSGGYKYNPTNGGPADTHITKWIEAKANELLANKLAGVKRISYEQALKAGTTHRHDYLNTYVADLINVIDFDAIRSAKLRLGVDPLGGAGVRYWSAIAEHYKLDLEVVNKEVDSTFRFMTVDWDGQIRMDPSSSHAMQGLIGLKERFDVAFACDPDHDRHGIVTPSGGLLAPNNYLAVSIDYLFQNRPQWRADAAVGKTVVSSGLIDRVAKRLGRRLYEVPVGFKWFADGLFDGSLGFGGEESAGASFLRKDGGVWSTDKDGLIPALLAAEMTARTGRDPSQAYRALTDELGEPFSVRVDAKANPQQKALLSKLSPEQVTSTELAGEPIQSILSHAPGNDQAIGGLKVMTENGWFAARPSGTEDIYKIYAESFVSDDHLKQLVAEAQTLVDGAISTK; encoded by the coding sequence ATGACACTCAGTCCTTTTGCGGGCAAACCGGCACCGGCGCAACTGTTGGTCGATATCCCGCGACTGGTCACGGCCTATTACACCGGCCAGCCCGATGCCTCTATTGCCACCCAGCGTGTGGCTTTCGGCACCTCCGGGCACCGGGGCAGCTCGTTCGATCTGAGTTTCAACGAATGGCACGTCCTGGCCATCAGCCAGGCGATCTGCCTGTACCGCGAAGCCCAGGGCATCGACGGCCCGCTGTTCGTCGGCATCGACACCCATGCGCTGTCCACCCCGGCTGGCGCCAGTGCCCTCGAAGTGCTGGCGGCCAACGGCGTCACGGTGATGATCGCCGAAGGTGACGAGTACACGCCGACGCCGGCGGTTTCCCACGCCATCCTCTGCTACAACCGTGGCCGCACCTCAGGGCTGGCGGACGGCATCGTCATTACGCCTTCGCACAACCCGCCACAAAGCGGCGGCTACAAGTACAACCCCACCAACGGTGGCCCGGCCGATACCCATATCACCAAGTGGATCGAGGCCAAGGCCAACGAACTGCTGGCCAACAAGCTCGCCGGCGTCAAGCGCATCAGCTACGAGCAGGCACTGAAAGCCGGCACCACCCATCGTCACGACTACCTCAACACCTACGTGGCCGATCTGATCAACGTCATCGACTTCGACGCCATCCGTTCGGCCAAGCTGCGCCTGGGTGTCGATCCGCTGGGCGGAGCAGGGGTGCGCTACTGGTCGGCGATTGCCGAGCATTACAAGCTGGACCTTGAGGTGGTGAACAAGGAAGTCGATTCGACCTTCCGCTTCATGACCGTGGATTGGGATGGCCAGATCCGCATGGACCCGTCGTCCAGCCATGCGATGCAGGGCCTGATTGGCCTGAAAGAGCGCTTCGACGTGGCGTTCGCCTGCGACCCGGACCACGACCGTCACGGCATCGTCACCCCTTCGGGCGGTTTGCTCGCGCCGAACAACTACCTCGCTGTGTCGATCGACTACCTGTTCCAGAACCGCCCGCAATGGCGTGCCGATGCCGCCGTGGGTAAAACCGTGGTCAGCAGTGGCTTGATCGACCGCGTGGCCAAGCGCCTGGGTCGTCGCCTGTACGAGGTGCCGGTCGGCTTCAAGTGGTTTGCCGACGGCCTGTTCGATGGCTCGCTGGGTTTTGGTGGCGAGGAAAGCGCCGGGGCGTCGTTCCTGCGCAAGGACGGTGGCGTATGGAGCACTGACAAGGACGGTTTGATTCCAGCGTTGCTGGCGGCGGAAATGACCGCTCGCACCGGCCGCGACCCAAGCCAGGCTTACCGCGCGCTGACCGATGAGCTGGGCGAACCGTTCTCGGTGCGTGTCGATGCCAAGGCTAACCCGCAGCAAAAAGCGCTGCTGAGCAAGCTGTCGCCGGAGCAGGTGACTTCCACGGAGCTGGCGGGCGAGCCGATCCAGAGCATCCTCAGCCATGCGCCGGGTAATGACCAGGCCATCGGCGGCCTGAAGGTCATGACCGAAAACGGCTGGTTCGCGGCGCGTCCGTCGGGGACCGAGGACATCTACAAGATCTACGCCGAGAGCTTCGTCAGCGACGACCACCTCAAGCAGTTGGTAGCCGAGGCGCAGACCCTGGTGGATGGGGCTATCTCCACGAAATAA